The following proteins are co-located in the Miscanthus floridulus cultivar M001 unplaced genomic scaffold, ASM1932011v1 fs_43_2, whole genome shotgun sequence genome:
- the LOC136531793 gene encoding casparian strip membrane protein 4 produces the protein MTKDVVIEHGESSKAPLVPAPVAAGVSRAVSIADVFLRFLAIVATIASAISMGTTNETLPFFTQFIQFEAKYSDLPSFTFFVAANAVVCTYLVLSIPLSIVHIIRPRARYGRLILVFFDAAMLALLTAGASAAAAIVYLAHKGNVRANWFAICQQFDSFCERISGSLIGSFAAMVLLIVLIFLSAFALARRH, from the exons ATGACGAAGGACGTGGTGATCGAGCACGGCGAGAGCTCCAAGGCGCCCCTGGTGCCCGCGCCGGTGGCGGCGGGCGTCAGCCGCGCCGTGTCCATCGCCGACGTCTTCCTCAGGTTCCTTGCCATCGTCGCCACCATCGCCAGCGCCATCTCCATGGGCACCACCAACGAGACGCTCCCCTTCTTCACGCAGTTCATCCAGTTCGAGGCCAAGTACAGCGATCTCCCGTCCTTCAC GTTCTTCGTGGCGGCGAACGCGGTGGTGTGCACGTACCTCGTGCTGTCCATCCCTCTCTCCATCGTGCACATCATCAGGCCCAGGGCGCGCTACGGCCGTCTGATCCTCGTCTTCTTCGACGCG GCGATGCTGGCCCTGCTGACGGCcggcgcgtcggcggcggcggcgatcgtgTACCTGGCGCACAAGGGCAACGTGCGCGCCAACTGGTTCGCCATCTGCCAGCAGTTCGACTCCTTCTGCGAACGCATCTCGGGCTCCCTCATCGGCTCCTTCGCCGCCATGGTCCTGCTCATAGTCCTCATCTTCCTATCTGCCTTTGCGCTCGCCAGGCGCCACTGA